Below is a genomic region from Candidatus Dadabacteria bacterium.
GGTCGCATTTTTTTTCGGCGGTCGTTCCGCGGAACATGAGATTTCAATAATCTCCGCCCGCTCGCTGATAAGCAATCTTGACCGCTCGCGCTTCCGCCCTCTCGCCGTTTTTGTTGACGGCGGGGGCGTGTGGAAAAAGGCGGACGAGCGCGCCTTCACGCGCTCCGCAGCGCTTCCGGGGGCGGACTCCCGCGCTCTTTTCCCCGCGCCGGCAAAGGGGATTTTGCGCATGCTCCCGCCGCGCGCGCGCGGCGGGCAGACCGCCCGGAACATCCGCATAGACGCGGCGTTTCCCGTCATTCACGGCACGGGCGGGGAGGACGGCGCGATTCAGGGGGTGTTTGAAAACTGGGGCGTTCCGTACGTCGGCGCGCGGGTTCTGGCCTCCGCGCTTTGCTCGGACAAACTCGTTTCCAAGCGCCTTTTGCGCGGCGCGGGGCTGCCGGTTGTTCCGTTTGAGGGGCTTGGAAAAACGGAGTGGGAGAAAAAGGGGGCAAAGTCCGCAACCGCCGCCGCGCGGAGGGCGGGGCTGCCGTGTTTTGTCAAGCCGTCAAATCTCGGCTCAAGCATAGGCGTTTCAAAAGCGAA
It encodes:
- a CDS encoding D-alanine--D-alanine ligase, with protein sequence MAVVAKKRKKTVAFFFGGRSAEHEISIISARSLISNLDRSRFRPLAVFVDGGGVWKKADERAFTRSAALPGADSRALFPAPAKGILRMLPPRARGGQTARNIRIDAAFPVIHGTGGEDGAIQGVFENWGVPYVGARVLASALCSDKLVSKRLLRGAGLPVVPFEGLGKTEWEKKGAKSATAAARRAGLPCFVKPSNLGSSIGVSKAKTAKDAAVAAERAFEFAETVIFERAVPDAREIEVGVLGNDAPEASVAGEIVPSGEFYDYEAKYGGGGSRLDVPAVLPARLEKRLRAAAVEAFGVLRCEGMARVDFLVNPRSGEFFVSELNTIPGFTSISMYPMLWEASGVSYTELISRLIDLGIESSARAAGL